The genomic stretch AATGGGCGACTTCAAGTGCCGCGGCGCTCTACGATCTCTACGGTCGATCCGACGATTCAAGCGTGAAGGACTATGGCCAATGGAATACCGCGCGGATTCTGGCCAAAGGAAACCGCCTGCAGCATTGGCTAAACGGAGTGAAGGTAGTGGACGTTGAAGTGGGTAGCGATGATTGGAAAGAGCGTTTCGAGAAGAGTAAATTCACGAAGGACCCGGAGAAAACCAACTGGGATTTTGGTCTGCAGGAAGGGAACATCTGGCTCCAGAACCATGGGGGCGAGGTTTGGTATCGCGGATTCAAGATACGGAATCTGGACTGACTGAATGAGCCGAAAGATAGGATGACCAGAAGGGAGAAATCGTGTCTTGTATAGGCACGAATCCTCCCCGGAATCCATGCATTCAAAACTACCTCCTCCTATCGCATTGTTTGTGCTCTTGTCTGCTCTAGTTCATGGGCAGAGTGCCCCAACGTTCATGGAAGGAGAAGATCCGCGTCCTGATGGGTTGAATTGGGTTCCCGTTGAGAAGATGTCGGATGAATTCAATGGCAAGGCTGTCGATCTCAGAAAATGGCAGATTGAACCGAATGAGAATAGCTTCACTTGGATCGGGCGGCCGCCCGGGCTTTTTCAGGCAAAAAATGTCTCTGTTTCAGAAGGATCCCTTCAAGTCGAGGTAGGCGTGCTCGACGAGCCGTGGGAGGGCGAGGAAGGTCTCTACACTTATTACGGAGGAATCGTGCGCTCCATCACCCCCGGCGATGTGGGTTATTATTTCGAGTGCCGGATGAAGGCTAACGCTACGGAAATGTCGTCTACTTTCTGGTTATTGACCGAGGGTGGCTACGACGAGGCACTGGAGCTCGATATTCAGGAATGTGTAGGTCGTGTGACGCCACTGACCCGAGGGTGGGCGCGGAATTGGGACCGGGTTTTTCACTCCAATACGATTCACTGGCGCTACTTCAGCGAGCCGCGACGCGTGCAAAAATCGAACTATGTCCAACTCGATGAAAAGAATTCCAGCCGTTACTTTGTCTATGGCGCGTGGTGGAAGTCGGATGAGGAGATCCAGTTTTTCCTCGATGGTGTGTACCAATACTCAATCCGACCCGATTCGACCTGGGATATCCCCGCCTACTTGCACATGGCCATTGAGACCTATGATTGGAACCCCGTGCCGGAAGACGGTGGCATGGTAGCGTCCGGAACGAAGGAGGAACGGACAACCAAGTATGACTGGATCCGAACTTGGAAACTTGTGAATGAATGAGAGGATGAAGAAATCAATTCTATGCCTATTCGCCGTTCTTCCGCTGGCTCTTGCCATCGGAGAGGAGCGGCGACCGAACGTGGTTGTAATCTACACCGATGACCAACCGATGGACTCTTTCGGCTTCATTCGAGGCAAGGCCCATACGCCGAACATTGATCAGCTGGCTGCGGATGGTGCCTACTTTTCCAGAGCTTACGCGACTAGCAGCGTGTGCTCCCCCAGTC from Verrucomicrobiota bacterium encodes the following:
- a CDS encoding glycosyl hydrolase; amino-acid sequence: MHSKLPPPIALFVLLSALVHGQSAPTFMEGEDPRPDGLNWVPVEKMSDEFNGKAVDLRKWQIEPNENSFTWIGRPPGLFQAKNVSVSEGSLQVEVGVLDEPWEGEEGLYTYYGGIVRSITPGDVGYYFECRMKANATEMSSTFWLLTEGGYDEALELDIQECVGRVTPLTRGWARNWDRVFHSNTIHWRYFSEPRRVQKSNYVQLDEKNSSRYFVYGAWWKSDEEIQFFLDGVYQYSIRPDSTWDIPAYLHMAIETYDWNPVPEDGGMVASGTKEERTTKYDWIRTWKLVNE
- a CDS encoding DUF1080 domain-containing protein encodes the protein MKYCSLFSFFVLTALYAESDFISLDSLEHWEPTNKVDGGGWTIDEEGLIHFVPGKKGIFRTKERFLDFELVFEWRISKGGNSGVFYRQGQGNAPEYQILDDVHHRRGQWATSSAAALYDLYGRSDDSSVKDYGQWNTARILAKGNRLQHWLNGVKVVDVEVGSDDWKERFEKSKFTKDPEKTNWDFGLQEGNIWLQNHGGEVWYRGFKIRNLD